The following are encoded together in the Actinomycetota bacterium genome:
- a CDS encoding YbaK/EbsC family protein, with protein MTVETPALAALDALGVEHRVVRTERARSVEESASFQGIEVGALLKSLVVRRRADDYVLVLVPGDRRIDWPALRAHLGVSRLSLPDADEAFEATGYERGAITPFGARGEWPVLVDAAALEHETVAVGGGAHGVNVHLAPADLVAATGADVVAVTEPS; from the coding sequence GTGACGGTCGAGACGCCCGCGCTCGCTGCGCTGGATGCCCTAGGCGTGGAGCACCGCGTCGTGCGGACCGAGCGGGCGCGCAGCGTCGAGGAGAGCGCCAGCTTCCAGGGCATCGAGGTCGGGGCGCTGCTGAAGTCGCTCGTGGTGCGGCGGCGTGCGGACGACTACGTGCTGGTGCTCGTGCCGGGCGACCGCCGCATCGATTGGCCGGCGCTGCGTGCCCACCTCGGCGTGTCGCGGCTGAGCCTGCCCGACGCCGACGAAGCGTTCGAGGCGACCGGCTACGAGCGTGGTGCGATCACCCCGTTCGGGGCGCGGGGCGAGTGGCCGGTTCTCGTCGATGCGGCCGCCCTCGAGCACGAGACGGTGGCCGTCGGGGGCGGGGCGCACGGTGTCAACGTCCACCTCGCCCCGGCCGATCTCGTCGCCGCGACGGGCGCCGACGTCGTCGCCGTCACCGAACCGAGCTGA
- a CDS encoding ATP-dependent DNA ligase has protein sequence MAKNETHVEVDAHLVRVSSPDKVVFPQQGWTKMDIVSHYLRVANGAVRGIYGRPSNLKRWPNGVEADPFYLRRTKPSSDIETQVVAFAAAHPGPMWIPRSAADIVRMVHLGCVDLNPWPSRAEDVDHPDELRLDLDPTPGVTFDVVKRVAKVVREILEEDGLIVWPKTSGSRGLHLYVRLAPRWTFHETRRAVLAVAREAERRTDEATTAWWKEERHGVFIDFNQTARDKTIASAYSVRPTGYVSTPFTWDELDDIDTRDFPMDRSGDRWDEAGGDPHAGIDDAPCDLTPTLRRVVRDEEEHGLGDAPWPPHYPKQPGEPLRVAPSRRADRDGT, from the coding sequence GTGGCCAAGAACGAGACCCACGTCGAGGTCGACGCCCATCTCGTGCGGGTGTCCAGCCCCGACAAGGTCGTCTTCCCACAGCAGGGCTGGACCAAGATGGACATCGTCAGCCACTACCTGCGTGTGGCCAACGGGGCGGTGCGCGGCATCTACGGGCGGCCGAGCAACCTCAAGCGCTGGCCCAACGGCGTCGAGGCCGACCCGTTCTACCTCCGCCGCACCAAGCCCTCGTCGGACATCGAGACGCAGGTGGTCGCGTTCGCGGCGGCTCACCCTGGACCGATGTGGATCCCGCGCAGCGCCGCCGACATCGTGCGCATGGTCCACCTCGGCTGCGTCGACCTCAACCCCTGGCCGAGCCGGGCGGAGGACGTCGACCACCCCGACGAGCTGCGTCTCGACCTCGACCCCACACCGGGCGTCACCTTCGACGTGGTCAAGCGCGTCGCCAAGGTCGTCCGCGAGATCCTCGAGGAGGACGGGCTGATCGTGTGGCCCAAGACCTCCGGCTCACGGGGCTTGCACCTCTACGTCCGACTCGCGCCCCGGTGGACCTTCCACGAGACCCGCCGCGCGGTCCTCGCCGTTGCCCGGGAGGCCGAGCGCCGCACCGACGAAGCGACGACCGCGTGGTGGAAGGAGGAGCGCCACGGCGTGTTCATCGACTTCAACCAGACCGCGCGCGACAAGACCATCGCCTCGGCCTACAGCGTGCGCCCCACCGGGTACGTGTCCACGCCCTTCACGTGGGACGAGCTCGACGACATCGACACGCGCGACTTCCCGATGGACCGCTCCGGCGACCGGTGGGACGAGGCCGGCGGCGATCCGCACGCTGGCATCGACGACGCCCCGTGCGACCTCACCCCGACGTTGCGGCGGGTCGTACGCGACGAGGAGGAGCACGGCCTCGGCGACGCGCCCTGGCCGCCGCACTACCCCAAGCAGCCCGGCGAGCCGCTCCGCGTCGCCCCGTCCCGCCGCGCCGACCGCGATGGAACTTGA
- a CDS encoding class I SAM-dependent methyltransferase, translating into MATDFDERAATWDDDPAKVERARVVADTIRGAVALGSETSLFEYGAGTAMVSQFLSEHVGAITLAEPSVGMREVIAAKIGDGRLPADSRVWDLDLAAASAPSGERFDLVVTVMTLHHIHDVASVLTAFAALLAEGGRLCVADLEEEDGSFHSDDHDFEGHHGFERGALATQLEAAGFTDVRFQPCHVVEKESGTFPLFLATAART; encoded by the coding sequence GTGGCTACCGACTTCGACGAGCGCGCAGCGACGTGGGACGACGATCCCGCCAAGGTCGAACGGGCGCGGGTCGTGGCAGACACGATCCGTGGTGCCGTCGCGCTGGGGTCGGAGACGAGCCTGTTCGAGTACGGAGCGGGCACGGCCATGGTCAGCCAGTTCCTCTCGGAGCACGTCGGGGCGATCACGTTGGCGGAACCGTCCGTCGGCATGCGCGAGGTGATCGCCGCCAAGATCGGGGACGGACGGCTGCCCGCGGACAGCCGGGTCTGGGACCTGGACCTGGCGGCGGCATCCGCCCCATCGGGCGAACGCTTCGACCTCGTCGTCACGGTGATGACGCTGCACCACATCCACGACGTGGCAAGCGTGCTCACCGCGTTCGCCGCGCTGCTGGCCGAGGGGGGTCGCCTCTGCGTCGCCGACCTCGAGGAGGAGGACGGCTCGTTCCACTCCGACGACCACGACTTCGAAGGCCACCACGGCTTCGAGCGCGGGGCGCTGGCGACCCAGCTCGAGGCGGCCGGCTTCACCGACGTACGCTTCCAGCCGTGCCACGTCGTCGAGAAGGAGTCCGGCACCTTCCCTCTCTTCCTCGCAACCGCCGCGCGAACTTGA
- a CDS encoding nuclear transport factor 2 family protein: MASPTSGSGSEHPTAARIRAAFEAFAAEDYAAAAAVLDEHCHYRVNGRSRISGTYVGRDAIVGLFRRIDELTGGTFNTSPFEIFANDSDAVALIDVTAERGGESIAYSLVIVAHLEDGAIVEMWSITDDPYRVDPFWDA, from the coding sequence ATGGCCTCACCGACGTCGGGCTCGGGCTCGGAGCACCCCACCGCCGCGCGCATCCGCGCGGCGTTCGAAGCCTTCGCCGCGGAGGATTACGCGGCCGCGGCTGCCGTCCTCGACGAGCACTGCCATTACCGCGTCAACGGCCGCTCGCGGATCTCGGGCACCTACGTCGGGCGCGACGCGATCGTGGGCCTGTTCCGCCGGATCGACGAGCTGACCGGCGGCACCTTCAACACCTCCCCGTTCGAGATCTTCGCCAACGACTCCGACGCGGTCGCGCTGATCGACGTCACGGCCGAGCGGGGCGGCGAGTCGATCGCGTACTCGCTGGTCATCGTGGCGCACCTCGAGGACGGCGCGATCGTCGAGATGTGGTCCATCACCGACGACCCCTACCGGGTCGACCCGTTCTGGGACGCCTGA
- a CDS encoding SDR family oxidoreductase: protein MSGRTVLVTGGSSGIGEWTAIGLARRGAQVVITSRSQQRADEAIERIRDEVPSAALEAMTLDLADLTDVHRFADAFGARHERLDVLVNNAGLTLSERRETVDGHEMLFQTNHLAPFLLTDLLLDRIRAAAPARIVTVASAAHRSARGIDFDDLDSEHRPFVGLVEYARTKLMNVLFVRELARRLEGSGVTSNALHPGTVRTGWGSDTTGLLRIGLWLARPFFKTPEQGARTSVFVAGAPQLEGRTGRYYKGRREVKPSRVARDDDLARKLWEVSAELVGRPS from the coding sequence CTGTCGGGCAGGACCGTCCTGGTGACGGGCGGTAGCTCGGGTATCGGCGAGTGGACCGCGATCGGGCTGGCGCGCCGCGGCGCGCAGGTGGTCATCACGTCGCGTTCGCAGCAGCGGGCCGACGAGGCGATCGAGCGCATCCGCGACGAAGTCCCGTCGGCCGCGCTCGAGGCGATGACGCTTGACCTCGCCGACCTGACCGACGTCCACAGGTTCGCCGATGCGTTCGGGGCGCGCCACGAGCGGCTCGACGTGCTCGTGAACAACGCCGGCCTGACGTTGTCGGAGCGGCGCGAGACCGTCGACGGGCACGAGATGCTGTTCCAGACCAACCACCTCGCCCCGTTCCTGCTCACCGACCTGCTCCTCGATCGGATCCGGGCCGCCGCTCCGGCACGGATCGTCACGGTGGCATCCGCGGCGCACCGGTCGGCGCGGGGCATCGACTTCGACGACCTCGACAGCGAGCACCGGCCCTTCGTGGGTCTCGTCGAGTACGCGCGCACCAAGCTCATGAACGTGCTGTTCGTTCGCGAACTCGCCCGACGCCTGGAGGGTTCGGGGGTCACGTCCAACGCGCTGCACCCCGGCACGGTCCGGACCGGCTGGGGCAGCGACACGACGGGGCTGCTGCGGATCGGCCTGTGGCTGGCGCGGCCCTTCTTCAAGACCCCCGAGCAGGGAGCGCGGACGTCGGTCTTCGTCGCCGGCGCCCCGCAGCTCGAGGGGCGGACCGGCCGCTACTACAAGGGCCGGCGGGAGGTGAAGCCGTCGCGTGTCGCACGCGATGACGACCTCGCCCGCAAGCTGTGGGAGGTCAGCGCCGAGCTCGTCGGCCGTCCGTCCTAG
- a CDS encoding LuxR C-terminal-related transcriptional regulator — translation MRRLRLAELAGVVSLATDLAEGRPAGQGLRAAVFAVRIAELLELDPVDRHEAFYVALLRDLGCTARARELQVLAEDDIAAQSRVADVDLRRPRGAMARVARGAADGKRAGRARATLRGLALGPRVLHRVYRADAEAASTLSRWLGLRSGVGLALHHVHERWDGHGWPNGVSRESTPVTARIARIAHVLAAPAADHPEDLVAPLRERSGKDHDPVLVDLVDRRASTVLARRPQLGWDDMLGAEPTPRHTIAEEHLDDAIAAVGHFGDLKIPFLTGHSAAVGALASDAARELDLARTDIRSLLHAGCLHDLGRVAVPLGVWTDEDEPDERGWRSIRSHSEHSERLLARSTTLAHLGTIVGRHHERLDGSGYHRAAPEADQPLLGRILAAADVYQALTEPRPYRPALDPDDAAKHLRREVSDGRLGRDSVEATLHAAARRTPPPGRTTWPAALTHREVQVLRLAAEGEDDERISERLHITTRTVASHLQTIGMKLGVSSRAAATLAAVEHAIVDRTRLTPPDPATRPLPRYQRR, via the coding sequence GTGAGGCGCCTTCGCCTGGCGGAGCTCGCCGGTGTGGTGTCGCTGGCGACCGACCTCGCAGAGGGCCGACCGGCAGGTCAGGGCCTGCGCGCTGCGGTGTTCGCGGTCCGCATCGCCGAGCTGCTCGAGCTCGACCCGGTGGACCGCCACGAGGCGTTCTACGTGGCGCTGCTGCGGGACCTCGGCTGCACCGCCCGTGCCCGCGAACTTCAGGTCCTCGCGGAGGACGACATCGCGGCCCAGAGCCGCGTCGCCGACGTCGACCTGCGCCGCCCGCGCGGGGCGATGGCGCGGGTCGCGCGCGGTGCCGCGGACGGCAAGCGGGCGGGGCGTGCGCGCGCGACACTGCGCGGACTGGCCCTGGGACCGCGGGTGCTGCACCGCGTGTACCGAGCCGACGCCGAGGCCGCTTCGACGCTGTCGCGTTGGCTCGGGCTGCGCTCCGGGGTCGGGCTCGCGCTCCACCACGTGCACGAACGCTGGGACGGGCACGGCTGGCCCAACGGCGTCAGCCGTGAGTCCACCCCCGTCACCGCGCGCATCGCCCGGATAGCGCACGTCCTGGCCGCCCCCGCGGCCGACCATCCCGAGGACCTCGTCGCACCGCTGCGAGAGCGTTCCGGGAAGGACCACGATCCGGTGCTGGTCGATCTGGTGGACCGGCGGGCCTCGACCGTGCTCGCGCGGCGACCGCAGCTCGGCTGGGACGACATGCTCGGCGCCGAACCCACCCCGCGACACACGATCGCCGAAGAGCACCTCGACGACGCGATCGCCGCGGTCGGGCACTTCGGCGACCTGAAGATCCCCTTCCTCACCGGCCACTCGGCGGCGGTCGGGGCGCTGGCCTCGGATGCGGCGAGGGAGCTCGACCTCGCCCGCACCGACATCCGTTCGCTGCTGCACGCCGGCTGCCTGCACGACCTCGGACGCGTCGCCGTTCCGCTCGGGGTCTGGACCGACGAGGACGAGCCCGACGAGCGCGGGTGGCGCAGCATCCGCAGCCACAGCGAGCACTCGGAACGTCTGCTGGCACGCAGCACCACGCTCGCGCACCTGGGAACGATCGTCGGTCGACACCACGAGCGTCTCGACGGCTCCGGCTACCACCGCGCCGCCCCCGAGGCGGATCAGCCGCTGCTGGGCCGCATCCTCGCCGCCGCGGACGTCTACCAGGCCCTGACCGAGCCGCGCCCCTACCGTCCCGCGCTGGATCCGGACGATGCAGCCAAGCATCTGCGCCGCGAGGTGAGCGACGGCCGGCTCGGCCGCGACAGCGTCGAGGCCACCCTCCACGCGGCCGCGCGACGCACCCCACCTCCGGGGCGGACCACGTGGCCCGCCGCGCTCACCCACCGAGAGGTCCAGGTTCTGCGGCTCGCGGCCGAGGGAGAGGACGACGAGCGCATCAGCGAACGGCTCCACATCACGACCCGAACGGTCGCGAGCCACCTGCAGACCATCGGGATGAAGCTCGGGGTGAGCAGCCGGGCCGCGGCGACCCTCGCCGCGGTGGAACACGCGATCGTGGATCGGACACGCCTGACCCCACCCGATCCCGCCACGCGACCGCTCCCCCGCTACCAGCGGAGGTGA
- a CDS encoding CoA transferase, giving the protein MTGLLEGVRVVDLSRVLAGPFAAHVLAEMGATVTKVEAPEGDPAREIGPHADGRSLYFATFNTGKRGVVLDLTDADDRAALDRMLGDVDVLVDNFRPGAARDLGLDPQTVATRHQHLVHVTVSGYARGSERSDEGAFDVTVQAEAGIMAVTGEPGGPPARAGVPISDLAAGLWAALGALGGLVARQRTGRGTHIEIPLLDATLPLLSYMATAALHTGDEPPRVGSGHHEVVPYRAYATADGGWLVVAALADKFWPRLCDALGLTELASDPTLRTGAGRRVARDRVDQVVAGALGRLDRDEAKRRLDAAQVPNAPVLSLLEAIATPYVAARGIVVEVGEGAGAYRLVRGPLHGSQPPAAAPGLGEHQGDLERSP; this is encoded by the coding sequence GTGACCGGGCTGCTCGAAGGTGTGCGCGTCGTGGACCTGTCGCGGGTCCTGGCGGGCCCCTTCGCCGCGCACGTGCTCGCCGAGATGGGCGCGACGGTCACGAAGGTCGAGGCACCCGAAGGGGACCCCGCACGCGAGATCGGTCCCCACGCCGACGGTCGGTCGCTGTACTTCGCCACGTTCAACACCGGCAAGCGTGGGGTCGTCCTCGATCTCACGGACGCCGACGACCGGGCCGCGCTCGACCGGATGCTCGGGGACGTCGACGTGCTCGTAGACAACTTCCGCCCCGGCGCCGCCCGCGACCTGGGCCTCGATCCGCAGACCGTGGCCACGCGCCACCAGCACCTCGTGCACGTCACCGTGAGCGGCTACGCACGCGGGTCGGAGCGCAGCGACGAGGGTGCGTTCGACGTCACCGTGCAGGCCGAGGCCGGCATCATGGCGGTCACGGGTGAACCGGGCGGCCCACCAGCGCGTGCGGGCGTACCGATCAGCGACCTCGCCGCCGGCCTGTGGGCGGCACTGGGGGCACTGGGCGGTCTGGTGGCGCGACAGCGGACGGGGCGAGGCACCCACATCGAGATCCCGCTGCTCGACGCCACCCTGCCGCTGCTGTCGTACATGGCCACGGCCGCGCTGCACACCGGTGACGAGCCGCCCCGGGTCGGATCAGGGCACCACGAGGTGGTGCCCTACCGCGCCTACGCGACCGCCGACGGTGGCTGGCTGGTGGTCGCGGCCCTTGCCGACAAGTTCTGGCCGCGACTCTGCGACGCGTTGGGGCTGACCGAGCTGGCATCCGACCCGACGCTGCGGACCGGGGCAGGGCGCCGTGTCGCTCGGGACCGAGTCGATCAGGTCGTCGCAGGAGCGCTCGGTCGACTCGATCGTGACGAGGCCAAGCGCCGACTGGATGCGGCTCAGGTCCCCAACGCCCCGGTGCTGTCACTGCTCGAGGCGATCGCCACGCCCTACGTCGCCGCGCGCGGCATCGTCGTCGAGGTGGGCGAGGGAGCCGGTGCGTACCGGCTCGTGCGCGGGCCGCTGCACGGCAGCCAGCCCCCCGCGGCAGCGCCCGGCCTGGGTGAGCACCAGGGCGACCTGGAGCGCTCGCCGTGA
- a CDS encoding MarP family serine protease — MQHSTAVNLLDLLLAVLLIVAAIGGYRMGFLARGASWAGLIVGLLATTVTVPFALGAFDTAEPLTRMGVGLVVLFLTVGAGMALGEVVGWQLRTSVQRSSLRTIDRSAGAVAGVVGLVVFVWLAAPVAAAFSPTASEQIRGSAIAGWVEGVTPEPPDTVATIQTLVDRTRFPEVFADLRPTPDTGPPPSEVPVAPEVVAAVTASTVNVESQGCDARFEGSGFAVAVDRVVTNAHVIAGADVVEVRRPDGQVLPANVVTFDPARDLALLDVPGLGQQPLQLTEASEESGVAIIGYPGGQNEPRVAPGTVRSIQPTVGKDIYDEARVERQVMFLAAELQRGDSGAAVITQSGGIAGAVFAVSPDRATSSFALDASELRAFLESPPAPGTGRCV, encoded by the coding sequence ATGCAGCACAGTACGGCGGTGAACCTGCTCGACCTGCTGCTGGCTGTCCTGCTGATCGTCGCGGCGATCGGTGGCTACCGCATGGGCTTCCTCGCCCGCGGAGCGTCCTGGGCGGGACTCATCGTGGGACTGCTCGCGACGACGGTGACCGTGCCCTTCGCGCTCGGCGCCTTCGATACGGCGGAACCCCTCACGAGGATGGGCGTCGGACTCGTCGTGCTGTTCCTCACCGTCGGCGCCGGCATGGCCCTGGGCGAGGTGGTCGGCTGGCAGCTACGGACGAGCGTGCAGCGGTCGTCGCTGCGCACCATCGATCGCAGCGCCGGGGCCGTCGCGGGGGTCGTCGGTCTGGTCGTCTTCGTCTGGCTGGCTGCCCCGGTCGCGGCGGCGTTCTCACCGACCGCCTCGGAACAGATCCGGGGCTCGGCGATCGCCGGCTGGGTCGAAGGTGTGACGCCCGAACCCCCGGACACCGTCGCGACCATCCAGACGCTGGTCGACCGCACGCGCTTCCCCGAGGTGTTCGCCGACCTGCGGCCGACACCCGACACGGGACCCCCGCCATCGGAGGTCCCGGTCGCACCCGAGGTCGTCGCGGCCGTCACCGCCTCCACCGTCAACGTGGAATCCCAGGGATGCGATGCCCGCTTCGAGGGCAGCGGCTTCGCGGTGGCGGTCGACCGAGTCGTGACCAACGCGCACGTCATCGCCGGCGCCGACGTCGTCGAGGTACGCCGCCCCGATGGACAGGTGCTCCCGGCCAACGTTGTCACCTTCGATCCCGCGCGGGATCTCGCCCTGCTGGACGTCCCCGGTCTGGGACAGCAGCCGCTGCAGCTGACCGAGGCATCCGAGGAGTCGGGCGTCGCCATCATCGGCTACCCGGGTGGCCAGAACGAGCCTCGGGTGGCACCCGGCACGGTCCGCTCGATCCAGCCGACCGTGGGCAAGGACATCTACGACGAAGCGCGGGTCGAGCGCCAGGTCATGTTCCTGGCGGCCGAGCTGCAGCGAGGCGACTCGGGCGCGGCCGTGATCACGCAGTCGGGCGGCATCGCCGGTGCGGTCTTCGCTGTGTCACCTGATCGCGCGACGTCGTCGTTCGCGCTCGACGCATCCGAGCTGCGGGCGTTCCTCGAGTCCCCACCCGCCCCGGGCACGGGACGGTGCGTCTGA